One Ensifer adhaerens genomic window, TCTTCGACCAGATTCAGCACGTCGCGATAGAGGGCCTTGGCGCCATCGAGCAGCAGCAGATCGATCGTCTCGGGAAGATCGGTGCTCAAGGTCCTGAGCGCATCGCCTTCCCGGATTTCGACGAGGTCGATGAGGCCGCCGTCGGCCAGGTTTTGGCGTGCCCGTCCGATCTTGCCCGGTTCGAACTCGCTGGTGATCAATCGCCCGCCGCCATTGTCCCGCAGCGCGGCGGCAAGGTGGAGCGTGGAGATGCCGAAGGATGTGCCGAATTCCACGATCGATTTTGCGCCGCAGCTGCGAGCGAGCATGTAGAGCAGCGTGCCCGTTTCGCGCGACACCGGGAGCCAGAGATCCTTCAGTCGGCCATACAGATCGAGATATTCAGTCTTGCTGCGCAGGAGGCGTTCGCGCTCCTCGCGCGAAAGCGCGGCCATCGCCGGACTCGATGCCGCGCTGGCTTCTCTGAAGAGGCGAACGAGAAGTGGTGCGACAGGTTCTGTCATCAAGGTTGTCATAAAAAACTCCGTTGCAGGAATGCGACTTGTGTTGGAATTGAAAATACGAATAATTCGTCGCATTCGCTAATCGCATTGCCGAGCGCGCCAATGACGGATCGTCCAAGTGCCCGTATATCCTCAAGAAAACAGCCGAGGCAGGCTCGCTCGAACGAGCTTGTCCGCGCCATATTGCAGGCTGCTGTTCAGGTTTTGGCAGAGGAGGGCGCGCCGAGATTCACGACCGCGCGGGTGGCGGAAAAAGCCGGCGTGAGCATCGGATCGCTCTACCAGTATTTTCCCAACAAGGCCGCAATCCTGTTTCGATTGCAAAGCGACGAGTGGCGGCAGACCACGGATCTTCTGCGGGATATCCTCGAGGACCGCTCGCAACCGCCTCTTCTGCGGCTACGGACCCTGGTCCACGCCTTTGTCCGGTCCGAATGCGAAGAGGCGGCGGTCCGCGTCGCGCTTGATGACGCCGCCCCGCTCTACCGCGATGCACCCGAAGCTCGGGAGGCAAAGGAAGCGGGCGATCCGATCTTCGAAAATTTCATGCTGGAGGTGCTTCCGCACAGCACCGGTGCGGCCCGGCATCTGGCGGCCGATCTGATTGTCACGACGATGACCACTGTCGGTAAGGAGTTTTCAGAGACGCCGCGGAGTGAGGCCGAGATAGAGGCCTATGCCGGCGCCATGG contains:
- a CDS encoding O-methyltransferase, whose protein sequence is MTTLMTEPVAPLLVRLFREASAASSPAMAALSREERERLLRSKTEYLDLYGRLKDLWLPVSRETGTLLYMLARSCGAKSIVEFGTSFGISTLHLAAALRDNGGGRLITSEFEPGKIGRARQNLADGGLIDLVEIREGDALRTLSTDLPETIDLLLLDGAKALYRDVLNLVEDRLKPGALIVADNADDCPDYLAHVRSAASGYISVPVGEDVELSMRAG
- a CDS encoding TetR family transcriptional regulator translates to MTDRPSARISSRKQPRQARSNELVRAILQAAVQVLAEEGAPRFTTARVAEKAGVSIGSLYQYFPNKAAILFRLQSDEWRQTTDLLRDILEDRSQPPLLRLRTLVHAFVRSECEEAAVRVALDDAAPLYRDAPEAREAKEAGDPIFENFMLEVLPHSTGAARHLAADLIVTTMTTVGKEFSETPRSEAEIEAYAGAMADMFCAYISSMADGARS